A window of the Halichoerus grypus chromosome 2, mHalGry1.hap1.1, whole genome shotgun sequence genome harbors these coding sequences:
- the ATPSCKMT gene encoding ATP synthase subunit C lysine N-methyltransferase isoform X4: MELICQSCTMGSFWVVGPQRGTRLLAALLSPSVPPRLREDGRAHFRISTLSPLPASAPFPPRPPQAAGSLAMEGGGGAPPEVLEESHSGCVLPTSLGANSLKKSSWGFLFTGIIGGTLVAVYAVATPFLTPALRKICLPFVPATTKQIENVVKMLRCRRGSLVDIGSGDGRIVIAAAKAGFRAFGVELNPWLVWYSRYRAWREGVHGYFFAVLKHHYFRRASDDAAVGGETDARTEG, encoded by the exons ATGGAACTCATTTGCCAGAGCTGTACAATGGGGAGTTTCTGGGTAGTGGGTCCCCAACGAGGAACTCGTTTACTTGCAGCATTACTTTCTCCTTCCGTCCCACCCCGGCTCCGAGAAGATGGTAGAGCCCACTTCCGGATTTccaccctttcccctctccccgcctccGCCCCTTTCCCCCCCCGCCCGCCTCAAGCCGCAGGAAGTCTCGCGATGGAGGGAGGAGGCG GTGCACCCCCGGAAGTCCTCGAAGAAAGTCACTCAGGATGTGTTCTACCTACAAGTCTCGGAGCCAACAGTTTGAAGAAAAGCAGTTGGGGGTTCCTGTTTACTGGGATTATTGGGGGGACGCTGGTGGCTGTGTATGCCGTGGCCACACCGTTTCTAACGCCGGCCCTCCGAAAAATTTGTCTGCCTTTTGTCCCTGCAACTACAAAGCAGATTGAAAATGTTGTGAAAATGTTGCGTTGCAGAAGAGGATCCCTGGTCGATATTGGCAGTGGTGACGGGCGTATT GTGATAGCAGCTGCAAAAGCAGGATTCAGAGCCTTTGGTGTTGAATTAAACCCCTGGCTGGTTTGGTACTCCAGATACCGTGCTTGGCGAGAGGGAGTGCACG GTTACTTTTTCGCAGTACTCAAACATCATTATTTTCGGCGTGCCTCAGATG
- the ATPSCKMT gene encoding ATP synthase subunit C lysine N-methyltransferase isoform X2 codes for MEGGGGAPPEVLEESHSGCVLPTSLGANSLKKSSWGFLFTGIIGGTLVAVYAVATPFLTPALRKICLPFVPATTKQIENVVKMLRCRRGSLVDIGSGDGRIVIAAAKAGFRAFGVELNPWLVWYSRYRAWREGVHGSAKFYVSDLWKVTFSQYSNIIIFGVPQMEVVPDCSVRQTPVLPFSIRWCLFLLRSESSHISLRGGLGRFAVCPVMYVQE; via the exons ATGGAGGGAGGAGGCG GTGCACCCCCGGAAGTCCTCGAAGAAAGTCACTCAGGATGTGTTCTACCTACAAGTCTCGGAGCCAACAGTTTGAAGAAAAGCAGTTGGGGGTTCCTGTTTACTGGGATTATTGGGGGGACGCTGGTGGCTGTGTATGCCGTGGCCACACCGTTTCTAACGCCGGCCCTCCGAAAAATTTGTCTGCCTTTTGTCCCTGCAACTACAAAGCAGATTGAAAATGTTGTGAAAATGTTGCGTTGCAGAAGAGGATCCCTGGTCGATATTGGCAGTGGTGACGGGCGTATT GTGATAGCAGCTGCAAAAGCAGGATTCAGAGCCTTTGGTGTTGAATTAAACCCCTGGCTGGTTTGGTACTCCAGATACCGTGCTTGGCGAGAGGGAGTGCACGGCTCCGCCAAATTCTATGTTTCAGATCTGTGGAAG GTTACTTTTTCGCAGTACTCAAACATCATTATTTTCGGCGTGCCTCAGATG GAAGTCGTCCCTGATTGCTCGGTGAGACAAACCCCAGTGCTCCCGTTTTCTATCCGCTGGTGCCTGTTCCTTCTCCGGAGTGAGTCATCACACATTTCCTTACGTGGTGGCCTCGGCAGGTTTGCTGTGTGCCCTGTAATGTATGTTCAAGAGTGA